In a single window of the Carassius carassius chromosome 26, fCarCar2.1, whole genome shotgun sequence genome:
- the LOC132106115 gene encoding E3 SUMO-protein ligase ZBED1-like produces MGLATHRLTQSCKTRWNSVCEMFDRLVEQRWAVVAVLSDRTVTKLQDARILELKDEYWQLMEDTQPVLSALKCATTVMSAEKDVSISNTYPVTFGLINIHLMRNEGDGPRLIEFKTKVRSSLIQRMNIESGEFVSFAPMISSMLDPRHKHLGFLTPTQRLAANVKLVELGEAVGTDRAAIQQAGGVEAALSDTDEGSANTEVATSQSSAMAQLLGDHYTTQCEAGIEAELQNFLRETPPPLNCTPTDWWKVNGIRFPGLAKLARRYLCIPATSVPSERVFSAAGLTVTRLRSRLTSDHVNMLIFLNKNQ; encoded by the exons ATGGGCCTCGCAACTCACCGGCTTACCCAGTCGTGTAAAACACGGTGGAACTCCGTGTGCGAGATGTTTGATCGGCTGgtggagcagcggtgggctgTTGTTGCTGTGCTGTCGGACCGAACCGTGACCAAGCTTCAAGATGCCAGGATCCTGGAGTTGAAGGATGAGTACTGGCAGCTGATGGAGGACACACAGCCCGTGCTGTCAGCACTTAAATGTGCCACCACGGTTATGTCTGCAGAGAAAGACGTCTCCATCTCGAACACTTATCCCGTCACCTTCGGCCTCATCAATATCCACCTCATGCGCAATGAAGGAGACGGGCCCAGACTCATCGAATTCAAGACAAAAGTGCGTTCCTCTCTCATCCAACGAATGAAT ATTGAGTCTGGTGAGTTTGTGTCATTCGCCCCCATGATCTCATCAATGCTGGACCCTCGTCACAAACACCTGGGCTTTCTTACACCAACACAGAGACTGGCTGCTAATGTGAAACTGGTTGAACTGGGAGAGGCGGTGGGGACCGATAGGGCGGCTATCCAACAGGCTGGGGGAGTCGAGGCTGCGTTGTCTGACACGGACGAGGGGAGCGCAAACACTGAAGTCGCGACCTCCCAGTCATCTGCTATGGCACAACTCCTTGGGGATCACTATACCACTCAATGCGAGGCTGGCATCGAAGCAGAACTTCAGAACTTTCTGAGGGAGACTCCCCCACCCCTGAATTGCACACCTACAGATTGGTGGAAAGTGAACGGAATAAGGTTTCCCGGGCTGGCCAAGTTAGCGCGGCGGTACCTGTGCATCCCGGCAACGTCAGTCCCCTCAGAGCGGGTGTTTTCGGCGGCTGGACTGACGGTCACCAGGTTGCGGTCGCGTCTGACCTCAGATCATGTCAACAtgcttatatttctcaacaaaaaTCAGTAA